The following proteins are encoded in a genomic region of Primulina huaijiensis isolate GDHJ02 chromosome 3, ASM1229523v2, whole genome shotgun sequence:
- the LOC140972823 gene encoding short-chain dehydrogenase reductase ATA1: MGSVGETGDNTQILPSQRLFGKVAIITGGARGIGAATAKLFSDNGAHVVIADILDDLGTELAESIQGRYTHCDVSKESDVEQAIHLAVQWKGRLDIMFNNAGISGPEGSITNLEMDQMMTLLAINLNGVVHGIKHAARVMIEGKKGGSIICSSSSAAIMGGLASHAYTASKEAILGLARSTACELGVHGIRVNCVSPHGVASEMLVGGFRRILGREDLRAEDVSRMVGERGSLLRGREARVDDVARGVLFLASEEAGYISGHNLVIDGGYTSGCSHMSFMYQG; this comes from the exons ATGGGTTCGGTTGGGGAGACAGGTGACAACACTCAAATTCTCCCTTCACAACG GTTATTCGGAAAAGTTGCCATCATAACTGGTGGAGCAAGGGGAATAGGAGCTGCCACGGCAAAACTATTTTCCGACAATGGTGCTCATGTTGTAATTGCCGACATACTAGATGATTTAGGCACAGAACTAGCCGAATCAATCCAGGGTAGGTACACCCACTGCGATGTTTCGAAAGAATCCGACGTAGAACAAGCAATCCATCTCGCCGTTCAATGGAAAGGGCGCCTGGACATCATGTTCAACAACGCCGGCATATCCGGGCCAGAAGGAAGCATCACCAACCTCGAGATGGACCAAATGATGACCCTTCTAGCCATAAACCTGAACGGCGTAGTACACGGGATCAAACACGCCGCACGCGTCATGATCGAAGGTAAGAAAGGAGGTAGCATCATCTGTTCATCGAGCTCGGCAGCAATCATGGGAGGCCTGGCATCTCATGCATACACAGCGTCGAAAGAAGCCATCCTTGGACTGGCGAGGAGCACGGCATGTGAACTGGGCGTGCATGGGATTCGGGTGAACTGCGTTTCGCCGCACGGGGTGGCGTCGGAAATGCTGGTGGGTGGGTTCAGGAGGATTCTTGGGAGGGAGGATTTGAGGGCGGAAGACGTGAGCAGGATGGTGGGGGAAAGGGGGAGTCTTCTGCGGGGGAGAGAGGCGAGAGTGGATGATGTTGCTCGAGGTGTGTTGTTTCTTGCAAGCGAAGAAGCAGGATATATCAGTGGGCATAATCTGGTTATAGATGGAGGCTACACTTCTGGTTGCAGCCATATGAGTTTCATGTACCAAGGCTGA
- the LOC140972824 gene encoding glutathione transferase GST 23-like, whose amino-acid sequence MAEDLKLLRSWSSPYGMRVVHALKIKAIEHQTVLEDMTNKSASLLEYNPVHKKIPVLVHKGKPICESLVILEYIDDTWKQRPLLPRDPWDRAMARFWAKFGDEKVMPSIWRVFISQGKEQEEAVTSAMENLKLVEDQLKGKKFFGGDTIGYLDIAFGWMANSISILEEIAELTLLDAEIFLLLSAWMNNFSDNPTIKESWPPHDRMIEKYKVIRETYLSKVV is encoded by the exons ATGGCAGAAGATCTGAAGCTTTTGAGATCATGGTCGAGTCCATATGGTATGAGAGTGGTGCACGCACTCAAGATTAAGGCCATAGAACACCAAACCGTATTGGAAGATATGACCAATAAGAGTGCTTCACTACTTGAGTACAATCCTGTACACAAGAAAATACCAGTTCTCGTGCACAAAGGGAAGCCAATATGTGAATCCCTTGTCATTCTTGAATACATCGATGACACATGGAAGCAACGTCCCCTCCTCCCTCGAGATCCTTGGGACAGAGCCATGGCTAGATTTTGGGCAAAATTTGGAGATGAGAAG GTTATGCCATCAATATGGAGGGTGTTCATCTCTCAAGGAAAAGAGCAGGAGGAAGCTGTTACTTCAGCTATGGAGAACCTGAAATTAGTTGAAGATCAGCTAAAAGGGAAGAAATTCTTTGGTGGTGACACAATAGGTTACCTTGATATTGCATTTGGTTGGATGGCCAATTCGATCAGTATTCTGGAAGAGATAGCTGAGTTGACACTACTTGATGCAGAGATATTTCTACTTTTATCAGCCTGGATGAACAACTTCTCAGATAATCCTACAATCAAAGAATCATGGCCACCACATGACAGaatgattgaaaaatataaggTCATTCGAGAAACGTATCTTTCAAAAGTAGTATGA
- the LOC140972822 gene encoding pentatricopeptide repeat-containing protein At3g03580-like yields MKLKHQKLCSNLHLRNEELYSSLSKSLLSAAKVKDLHKLHSQIITFGLQKSLLFSGRLISKYSQFKDPNSALSVFRANSSTNYAYIWNTIVRAMTHNGLYAKALEMYGKMRTSNVEPDKYTFPSVINACGGLEDFEKGRFVHEHVLELGFEFDLYINNALIDMYSRCNALDRARGVFDKMPNKDIVSWNSLISGYISNGFFSEALDIYFQLRMNFSVPDYSTFSSVILACGGLGQITEGEIVHGLVEKIGVRRYVVVNNVLLSMYIKFDMSVNYQKIFHEMVDRDKVTWNTMICGYVESALYEESIRLFTDMVGHFEPDILTITSVLRACTYLRDLKLGRYVHDYMVSNGYECDTKTTNIIINMYAKCGDLVGSSKVFESMRSPDLVSWNSLIKGYVENHFYEEAIKLFSRMRMICEPDSVTYVTLLSLCAKLININLAEELHSGIIKQGFDSVQIVGNALVDTYAKCGKFEDSLKQFENMKIRDKVSWNSVIAACGYSENSILGFSILQKMRLEGMFPDVPTLLSALPLCSFLIAKRQGKEMHGYIFRLGFESIIPIGNALMEMYSNTGNLRNSVLVFKQMKARDVVSWTTMIASYGMHGEGRKALKVFENMKAAGIHMDHIVFIAIIYACSHSGLVQEGRTCFEQMKKDYNIEPGLEHYACVVDLLSRSGLLIEAEKFIVSMPLQPDASIWGALLSACRASGDMKMAEHVSNHIIELNVDNPGYHVLASNAYAALGKWNQVEMIRTSLKARGLKKDPGCSWAEVQNKVYYFGAGDRFFEKHEEVMELLNYFSSLMAKEGYAADVKSVLYDVEEDEKLDMLCGHSERLAIAFAVLHTKPGTSLLVMKNLRVCGDCHTVTKYISRFMHREILVRDSNRFHLFKDGACNCGDHW; encoded by the coding sequence ATGAAACTGAAACACCAGAAGCTATGTAGTAATTTACACCTAAGAAACGAAGAGCTCTACTCTTCACTCTCGAAATCATTACTTTCAGCTGCAAAAGTGAAAGATCTCCATAAATTACATTCCCAGATAATCACGTTTGGTCTACAAAAGTCTTTGCTTTTCTCAGGTCGGTTGATTTCTAAGTATTCTCAATTCAAAGATCCTAATTCTGCGTTGTCAGTATTTCGTGCCAATTCTTCTACAAACTATGCATACATCTGGAATACTATTGTTCGGGCCATGACACATAATGGGTTATATGCAAAAGCACTGGAAATGTACGGGAAAATGAGGACATCAAATGTTGAACCCGACAAATATACCTTCCCTTCTGTTATCAACGCCTGCGGTGGTTTGGAGGATTTTGAGAAGGGGAGATTTGTACACGAGCATGTTTTGGAATTGGGTTTTGAGTTTGATTTGTATATCAATAACGCTCTAATCGATATGTATTCCAGGTGTAATGCTTTGGATCGAGCACGGggagtgtttgataaaatgcctAACAAAGACATTGTTTCTTGGAATAGTTTGATTTCTGGGTATATTTCCAATGGCTTCTTCAGCGAAGCCTtggatatatattttcaattgaGAATGAATTTTTCAGTGCCGGACTATTCTACATTTTCGAGTGTTATACTGGCTTGTGGTGGACTTGGGCAGATTACGGAGGGTGAGATTGTCCACGGCTTGGTAGAGAAAATCGGAGTGCGTAGGTATGTGGTCGTCAATAATGTGTTGCTGTCGATGTACATAAAGTTTGATATGTCAGTTAATTACCAGAAGATATTTCATGAGATGGTTGACAGAGACAAAGTGACATGGAATACTATGATTTGTGGATATGTTGAATCTGCTCTGTACGAAGAGTCAATCAGGTTGTTTACAGATATGGTGGGTCATTTCGAGCCTGATATTTTGACAATTACATCAGTTCTCCGTGCTTGTACTTACCTTAGGGACTTAAAGTTGGGAAGATATGTCCACGATTACATGGTTAGTAATGGATACGAGTGTGATACAAAGACAACTAATATCATCATTAACATGTATGCCAAATGTGGTGATTTGGTAGGTTCTAGCAAAGTTTTTGAGAGCATGAGAAGTCCGGATTTGGTATCATGGAACTCTCTTATTAAAGGTTATGTTGAAAACCATTTTTACGAGGAAGCAATAAAGCTCTTTAGTAGGATGAGGATGATTTGTGAACCCGATTCTGTCACTTATGTGACACTTCTTTCTCTTTGtgcaaaattaataaatataaatttggcAGAAGAACTCCACTCTGGTATAATAAAACAAGGATTTGATTCTGTTCAGATTGTGGGTAATGCACTTGTAGATACGTATGCCAAGTGTGGAAAATTTGAGGATTCATTGAAACagtttgaaaatatgaaaattcgAGATAAAGTTTCTTGGAATTCTGTTATTGCTGCTTGTGGTTATTCTGAGAATAGTATTCTTGGTTTTAGCATACTTCAAAAGATGAGATTGGAAGGAATGTTTCCAGATGTACCAACATTATTAAGTGCATTACCTTTGTGTTCCTTTCTCATTGCGAAACGGCAAGGGAAGGAGATGCATGGTTACATTTTCAGATTGGGTTTTGAGTCCATTATTCCAATAGGAAATGCTTTGATGGAAATGTACTCTAACACGGGCAATTTAAGGAATTCGGTACTGGTTTTTAAGCAGATGAAAGCAAGAGATGTAGTCTCATGGACAACAATGATAGCTTCTTATGGAATGCATGGTGAAGGTAGGAAAGCTCTTAAAGTTTTTGAGAATATGAAGGCAGCTGGTATTCATATGGATCACATCGTCTTTATTGCCATAATATATGCATGTAGCCATTCTGGTTTGGTGCAAGAAGGGCGAACTTGCTTTGAACAAATGAAGAAAGACTACAATATTGAGCCTGGGCTTGAACATTATGCATGTGTTGTTGATCTTCTATCACGCTCCGGCCTATTAATTGAAGCAGAGAAATTCATAGTTTCAATGCCATTGCAGCCTGATGCAAGTATATGGGGAGCGTTGCTTAGTGCTTGCCGAGCAAGTGGAGACATGAAGATGGCCGAACATGTGTCTAACCATATTATTGAATTAAATGTGGACAATCCAGGATATCATGTTTTAGCATCAAATGCCTATGCTGCCTTGGGAAAGTGGAATCAAGTGGAAATGAtaagaacatctttaaaagctAGAGGACTCAAAAAAGATCCGGGATGTAGTTGGGCGGAGGTTCAAAATAAGGTATACTATTTTGGAGCTGGTGATCGATTCTTTGAAAAACACGAAGAAGTGATGGAATTACTGAATTATTTCTCTTCTTTGATGGCTAAGGAAGGATATGCCGCTGATGTCAAATCTGTCCTGTATGATGTAGAGGAGGATGAGAAATTAGACATGCTTTGTGGACATAGTGAAAGGCTGGCCATAGCGTTTGCCGTATTACATACAAAACCTGGTACTAGTTTGCTGGTAATGAAAAATCTTCGGGTTTGTGGGGATTGCCACACTGTGACTAAGTATATATCAAGATTCATGCATCGGGAAATATTAGTCAGGGATTCAAATCGTTTTCATCTATTTAAAGATGGAGCCTGTAATTGTGGAGATCATTGGTGA
- the LOC140974621 gene encoding aspartic proteinase CDR1-like — MGDLAAKKITLGSTTGENVSIPNLTIKCGHDDYGEFSNRANGIVGLGGGKISLITKIRSTIRGKFSYCLVPFQSQTLKRSKLNFGDNAVVSGAGVTSTPIVSKKPYPFYFLTLKGFTVGKLKLNYFDSPPAVSSDDFGEGKISSPTLESR, encoded by the coding sequence ATGGGTGATCTTGCGGCCAAGAAAATCACTCTAGGCTCGACCACCGGCGAAAATGTATCCATTCCTAATCTAACCATAAAGTGTGGACACGATGATTATGGAGAATTCAGTAATCGGGCAAACGGGATTGTTGGTCTCGGAGGTGGCAAAATCTCACTAATCACAAAAATTAGATCTACGATCCGGGGAAAGTTTTCATACTGCCTAGTTCCATTCCAGAGCCAAACGTTGAAGCGGAGCAAATTGAATTTCGGTGACAATGCTGTGGTTTCAGGGGCCGGGGTGACTTCAACACCTATTGTTTCGAAAAAACCCTATCCATTCTACTTCTTGACATTAAAAGGATTCACCGTCGGTAAACTAAAACTGAACTATTTCGACAGCCCTCCAGCTGTTTCATCGGATGACTTTGGAGAAGGAAAAATATCATCACCGACTCTGGAATCACGCTAA
- the LOC140972825 gene encoding AUGMIN subunit 7-like isoform X1 has product MASKQMEEVQRKLAMLNYFRANAPAQSLLFAGMERYALLEWLFFKLLGDKSPFSQQNLKGDAVDRDEETSRIQYLAEIAKFLGITTTIDTEAIQGRGSYEDRTEMLRLIVDLVEASIYADNPEWSIDVQVARDIQLIDAIAEKQAQIFSEECKLFPADVQIQSIYPLFICRPDISDLEKQLYDQSNRLLNLQEMVDVLASKHPYNPDEDYTEAESNLRKHLESFLETARSFNTIYTKEIRPWTHMMEVPQLHGFGPAANRLLEAYKMLVKFLGNLKNLRDSYTAVTVGSSETVAGKPSSVMRIISECESALTFLNRDLAILSASIAREKGEEAIV; this is encoded by the exons ATGGCGTCGAAGCAAATGGAAGAAGTACAGAGAAAACTAGCGATGCTGAATTACTTCAGAGCCAATGCCCCCGCGCAGTCACTCCTTTTCGCTGGCATGGAACGCTATGCTCTACTTGAATGGCTATTCTTCAA ATTGTTAGGAGATAAGTCTCCATTTTCACAGCAAAATCTAAAAGGGGATGCCGTGGATCGGGACGAAGAAACCTCTCGTATACAAT ATTTGGCAGAAATAGCAAAGTTTCTGGGTATTACCACCACTATAGACACTGAAGCCATCCAA GGTCGGGGAAGCTACGAAGATCGGACGGAAATGTTGCGTCTTATCGTGGATTTGGTGGAGGCAAGCATCTATGCCGATAACCCTGAGTGGAG TATAGATGTGCAAGTGGCTAGAGACATACAATTAATAGATGCCATTGCTGAAAAACAAGCTCAAATTTTCTCTGAAGAGTGCAAGTTGTTTCCTGCAGATGTGCAGATTCAATCTATATATCCATT GTTCATTTGTAGGCCAGATATATCTGATTTGGAAAAACAGCTATATGATCAATCAAATCGACTTCTGAACCTTCAAGAGATGGTTGATGTTCTGGCCTCAAAG CATCCATACAATCCTGATGAAGATTACACTGAAGCCGAATCAAATTTACGGAAACATCTGGAATCTTTTCTCGAAACTGCAAGATCCTTTAATACAATTTACACCAAG GAAATACGCCCCTGGACACACATGATGGAGGTACCTCAACTTCACGGGTTTGGACCAGCTGCAAATAGATTGTTGGAAGCATATAAGATGCTTGTGAAG TTTCTGGGAAACTTGAAGAACCTTCGAGATTCATATACAGCAGTAACCGTTGGCTCTTCAGAAACAGTGGCTGGCAAGCCATCTTCTGTGATGAGAATTATTTCCGAGTGTGAAAGTGCATTAACATTCTTGAACCGAGACCTTGCGATTCTCTCTGCTTCCATCGCTCGTGAGAAAGGCGAGGAGGCTATTGTCTAA
- the LOC140972825 gene encoding AUGMIN subunit 7-like isoform X2 yields the protein MASKQMEEVQRKLAMLNYFRANAPAQSLLFAGMERYALLEWLFFKLLGDKSPFSQQNLKGDAVDRDEETSRIQYLAEIAKFLGITTTIDTEAIQGRGSYEDRTEMLRLIVDLVEASIYADNPEWSIDVQVARDIQLIDAIAEKQAQIFSEECKLFPADVQIQSIYPLPDISDLEKQLYDQSNRLLNLQEMVDVLASKHPYNPDEDYTEAESNLRKHLESFLETARSFNTIYTKEIRPWTHMMEVPQLHGFGPAANRLLEAYKMLVKFLGNLKNLRDSYTAVTVGSSETVAGKPSSVMRIISECESALTFLNRDLAILSASIAREKGEEAIV from the exons ATGGCGTCGAAGCAAATGGAAGAAGTACAGAGAAAACTAGCGATGCTGAATTACTTCAGAGCCAATGCCCCCGCGCAGTCACTCCTTTTCGCTGGCATGGAACGCTATGCTCTACTTGAATGGCTATTCTTCAA ATTGTTAGGAGATAAGTCTCCATTTTCACAGCAAAATCTAAAAGGGGATGCCGTGGATCGGGACGAAGAAACCTCTCGTATACAAT ATTTGGCAGAAATAGCAAAGTTTCTGGGTATTACCACCACTATAGACACTGAAGCCATCCAA GGTCGGGGAAGCTACGAAGATCGGACGGAAATGTTGCGTCTTATCGTGGATTTGGTGGAGGCAAGCATCTATGCCGATAACCCTGAGTGGAG TATAGATGTGCAAGTGGCTAGAGACATACAATTAATAGATGCCATTGCTGAAAAACAAGCTCAAATTTTCTCTGAAGAGTGCAAGTTGTTTCCTGCAGATGTGCAGATTCAATCTATATATCCATT GCCAGATATATCTGATTTGGAAAAACAGCTATATGATCAATCAAATCGACTTCTGAACCTTCAAGAGATGGTTGATGTTCTGGCCTCAAAG CATCCATACAATCCTGATGAAGATTACACTGAAGCCGAATCAAATTTACGGAAACATCTGGAATCTTTTCTCGAAACTGCAAGATCCTTTAATACAATTTACACCAAG GAAATACGCCCCTGGACACACATGATGGAGGTACCTCAACTTCACGGGTTTGGACCAGCTGCAAATAGATTGTTGGAAGCATATAAGATGCTTGTGAAG TTTCTGGGAAACTTGAAGAACCTTCGAGATTCATATACAGCAGTAACCGTTGGCTCTTCAGAAACAGTGGCTGGCAAGCCATCTTCTGTGATGAGAATTATTTCCGAGTGTGAAAGTGCATTAACATTCTTGAACCGAGACCTTGCGATTCTCTCTGCTTCCATCGCTCGTGAGAAAGGCGAGGAGGCTATTGTCTAA
- the LOC140972826 gene encoding uncharacterized protein isoform X2: MLGFEDSGKLLGLLNGGEERTLEQIVTDFNSKFPRSLHLYACSALEFLLSDPKAACDEQAEKFERAFVLHLLGSSTTVKNSRELLNHSAADFVKTFDISLHSFPQREHMQQQYCAKIQPEPLKCSFKDNSVNNVIPDPDVPHGCNSNSSEFDGPGVTSKIGSGNRDETIAGLLPSISLEGFTPQWIRPFPPRLPITDGELCWLNPDFNHELLWDYGMCADTSRGAAVRDLIAKALKGALVPAQQERVLVELANDPKLVYHCGLTPKKLPELVENNPMIAVEILIKLISSPEISEYFTVLVNMEMSLHSMEVVNRLTTTIELPTEFLHTYISNCIGACQGIKDRYMQNRLVRLVCVFLQSLIRNKIINVHDIFIEVQAFCIEFSRIREAAGLFRLLKTLE, encoded by the exons ATGTTAGGGTTTGAGGATTCCGGGAAGCTATTGGGACTGCTGAATGGCGGAGAAGAAAGGACCTTGGAACAGATCGTGACGGATTTCAACTCCAAATTTCCCCGCTCTCTCCACTTATATGCCTGCTCCGCCCTCGAATTTTTGTTGTCAGACCCCAAG GCAGCTTGTGATGAACAAGCAGAGAAGTTTGAACGGGcatttgttcttcatttgtTAGGCTCTTCCACAACCGTGAAAAATAGCAGAGAG CTTCTCAATCACTCTGCAGCAGATTTCGTGAAAACTTTTGACATTTCATTACAT TCTTTTCCACAACGTGAGCATATGCAGCAACAGTACTGTGCCAAAATTCAGCCAGAACCATTGAAATGTTCATTCAAAGACAACTCCGTGAACAATGTGATACCTGATCCTGACGTGCCCCATGGATGTAATAGCAATTCATCAGA GTTTGATGGACCTGGAGTTACATCTAAAATTGGATCTGGGAATAGGGATGAAACTATTGCTGGGTTACTGCCCTCTATATCATTGGAGGGATTTACTCCACAATGGATCAGGCCCTTCCCACCAAGGCTCCCCATAACGGATGGAGAG CTATGTTGGCTGAACCCGGATTTCAACCATGAACTTTTATGGGACTATGGGATGTGTGCCGATACAAGTAGAGGGGCAGCAGTTAGAGATTTAATTGCAAAAGCTTTAAAGGGTGCGCTTGTTCCTGCTCAACAAGAG AGAGTTTTGGTGGAATTGGCAAATGATCCGAAGCTGGTATATCACTGTGGACTGACCCCAAAAAAGCTTCCA GAACTAGTGGAGAATAATCCTATGATTGCGGTTGAAATTCTCATTAAGTTGATCAGTTCACCTGAAATATCAGA ATACTTTACGGTTCTTGTTAACATGGAGATGAGTCTTCATTCCATGGAAGTAGTGAATAGGCTGACTACTACAATTGAACTTCCCACCGAATTCTTACACACTTACATTTCAAACTGTATAGGTGCTTGCCAGGGTATAAAG GATAGATATATGCAGAATAGACTTGTGAGATTGGTTTGTGTTTTCCTGCAAAGTCTGATTCGAAACAAAATAATCAATG TTCATGACATATTCATTGAAGTGCAAGCATTCTGCATCGAGTTCTCCCGGATAAGAGAAGCAGCGGGATTATTCAGGCTTCTCAAAACTTTGGAGTAG
- the LOC140972826 gene encoding uncharacterized protein isoform X1, with product MLGFEDSGKLLGLLNGGEERTLEQIVTDFNSKFPRSLHLYACSALEFLLSDPKEKFLSPTQRLVAFAIIYHAYASQQPSLNPFITKLVDAACDEQAEKFERAFVLHLLGSSTTVKNSRELLNHSAADFVKTFDISLHSFPQREHMQQQYCAKIQPEPLKCSFKDNSVNNVIPDPDVPHGCNSNSSEFDGPGVTSKIGSGNRDETIAGLLPSISLEGFTPQWIRPFPPRLPITDGELCWLNPDFNHELLWDYGMCADTSRGAAVRDLIAKALKGALVPAQQERVLVELANDPKLVYHCGLTPKKLPELVENNPMIAVEILIKLISSPEISEYFTVLVNMEMSLHSMEVVNRLTTTIELPTEFLHTYISNCIGACQGIKDRYMQNRLVRLVCVFLQSLIRNKIINVHDIFIEVQAFCIEFSRIREAAGLFRLLKTLE from the exons ATGTTAGGGTTTGAGGATTCCGGGAAGCTATTGGGACTGCTGAATGGCGGAGAAGAAAGGACCTTGGAACAGATCGTGACGGATTTCAACTCCAAATTTCCCCGCTCTCTCCACTTATATGCCTGCTCCGCCCTCGAATTTTTGTTGTCAGACCCCAAG GAGAAATTTCTTAGTCCAACTCAACGGTTGGTTGCTTTTGCAATTATTTATCATGCATATGCGTCTCAGCAGCCTTCTTTGAATCCTTTCATCACTAAGCTTGTGGAT GCAGCTTGTGATGAACAAGCAGAGAAGTTTGAACGGGcatttgttcttcatttgtTAGGCTCTTCCACAACCGTGAAAAATAGCAGAGAG CTTCTCAATCACTCTGCAGCAGATTTCGTGAAAACTTTTGACATTTCATTACAT TCTTTTCCACAACGTGAGCATATGCAGCAACAGTACTGTGCCAAAATTCAGCCAGAACCATTGAAATGTTCATTCAAAGACAACTCCGTGAACAATGTGATACCTGATCCTGACGTGCCCCATGGATGTAATAGCAATTCATCAGA GTTTGATGGACCTGGAGTTACATCTAAAATTGGATCTGGGAATAGGGATGAAACTATTGCTGGGTTACTGCCCTCTATATCATTGGAGGGATTTACTCCACAATGGATCAGGCCCTTCCCACCAAGGCTCCCCATAACGGATGGAGAG CTATGTTGGCTGAACCCGGATTTCAACCATGAACTTTTATGGGACTATGGGATGTGTGCCGATACAAGTAGAGGGGCAGCAGTTAGAGATTTAATTGCAAAAGCTTTAAAGGGTGCGCTTGTTCCTGCTCAACAAGAG AGAGTTTTGGTGGAATTGGCAAATGATCCGAAGCTGGTATATCACTGTGGACTGACCCCAAAAAAGCTTCCA GAACTAGTGGAGAATAATCCTATGATTGCGGTTGAAATTCTCATTAAGTTGATCAGTTCACCTGAAATATCAGA ATACTTTACGGTTCTTGTTAACATGGAGATGAGTCTTCATTCCATGGAAGTAGTGAATAGGCTGACTACTACAATTGAACTTCCCACCGAATTCTTACACACTTACATTTCAAACTGTATAGGTGCTTGCCAGGGTATAAAG GATAGATATATGCAGAATAGACTTGTGAGATTGGTTTGTGTTTTCCTGCAAAGTCTGATTCGAAACAAAATAATCAATG TTCATGACATATTCATTGAAGTGCAAGCATTCTGCATCGAGTTCTCCCGGATAAGAGAAGCAGCGGGATTATTCAGGCTTCTCAAAACTTTGGAGTAG
- the LOC140972020 gene encoding uncharacterized protein, which translates to MLAGMNDVLRLKHEHVENAYEIMDSLQTMFGQQSSQSKHEAIKNAMNARMKKGQSVGAHVLNMINYFIEAETHGATIDDGTQVSMILESLPPTFLQFKSNYVMNKLDYNMTQLLNELQTFEAISIGKVQEGEANVVKEKSSSSKASLKRKNKVKGKGAPKRQKNWNGSNGNKKGDTAKPKGKCFHCGIDGHWKRNCPKYLADLKEKKKAT; encoded by the exons ATGTTAGCCGGAATGAACGATGTGCTTAGGCTTAAGCACGAGCATGTGGAGAATGCTTATGAGATAATGGATTCTCTGCAAACTATGTTTGGTCAGCAATCTAGTCAATCTAAGCATGAGGCCATTAAGAATGCCATGAATGCAAGAATGAAAAAAGGGCAATCAGTTGGAGCACATGTTTTGAACATGATTAACTACTTCATTGAGGCTGAAACCCATGGTGCAACCATAGATGATGGTACGCAAGTGAGCATGATTTTGGAATCATTGCCTCCAACTTTCCTGCAATTCAAGAGCAACTATGTCATGAATAAGCTTGATTATAACATGACACAACTGCTCAACGAGTTGCAAACCTTTGAGGCCATTTCCATTGGAAAAGTCCAAGAAGGTGAGGCAAATGTTGTCAAGGAAAAGTCGTCTTCCTCCAAAGCTAGTTTGAAAAGGAAGAATAAGGTGAAAGGGAAAGGAGCTCCCAAAAGACAAAAGAATTGGAATGGTTCCAATGGCAACAAGAAGGGTGACACTGCAAAGCCCAAAGGAAAATGTTTTCACTGTGGGATTGATGGTCATTGGAAGAGAAATTGTCCCAAATATCTCGCTGACctaaaagagaagaagaaaG CTACTTAG